A genomic segment from Effusibacillus lacus encodes:
- a CDS encoding putative holin-like toxin, whose product MTVYEAISLMIAFGSLITLLLSEKKKK is encoded by the coding sequence ATGACAGTTTATGAGGCGATCTCTCTGATGATTGCTTTCGGATCGTTGATCACGCTGCTGCTGTCGGAAAAGAAAAAGAAATAG